One genomic segment of Centropristis striata isolate RG_2023a ecotype Rhode Island chromosome 13, C.striata_1.0, whole genome shotgun sequence includes these proteins:
- the LOC131982573 gene encoding transmembrane protein 235-like: protein MRYGLVVLAAGFTGLLSFSLLAVAIGTDYWYIIDVNKPNHTGPDDLSSHSGLWTINEGANMSSVIPSFTANMSSLSETERHLLGLHKVVVIMLPLSLVLLVLGWIFGLVSSLACSPNLLAGSASYFLFCSLFTLTGVSVYIKYSNLAMEEFQRIVPPENLAHVDVSFGWSLATAWVSYSLEVATGLLLLLAARITQMKGRYDSGVTIAML, encoded by the exons ATGAGGTACGGATTGGTAGTTCTTGCTGCTGGCTTTACAGGTTTGCTCAGCTTCAGCCTCCTCGCTGTGGCTATTGGGACTGATTACTGGTACATCATCGATGTGAATAAACCCAACCACACAGGTCCAGACGACCTGAGTTCACATTCTGGACTGTGGACGATTAATGAAG GAGCAAATATGAGCTCAGTCATCCCTTCCTTCACAGCAAATATGTCcagcctgtcagaaacagaaAGGCACCTTCTTG GTTTGCACAAAGTGGTGGTCATTATGTTGCCCCTCAGCCTGGTCTTGCTGGTGCTGGGTTGGATCTTTGGACTCGTCAGCTCGTTGGCCTGCAGTCCCAACTTGCTCGCTGGATCAGCATCTTACTTTCTCTTCTGCA GTCTGTTTACCCTCACTGGGGTCAGCGTCTACATCAAATACTCCAACCTGGCTATGGAGGAGTTCCAGCGGATCGTGCCCCCAGAGAACCTCGCCCATGTGGACGTATCCTTCGGCTGGTCCTTAGCCACAGCCTGGGTCTCCTACAGCTTGGAGGTGGCCACTGGCCTGTTGCTCCTTCTCGCTGCCAGAATAACTCAGATGAAGGGACGCTACGACTCTGGTGTCACCATCGCCATGTTATAG